A single Streptomyces sp. 2114.4 DNA region contains:
- the rpmI gene encoding 50S ribosomal protein L35, which translates to MPKNKTHSGASKRFKVTGSGKVLRERAGKRHLLEHKSSRVTRRLTGNAEMAPGDAAKIKKLLGK; encoded by the coding sequence ATGCCGAAGAACAAGACGCACAGCGGTGCCAGCAAGCGCTTCAAGGTCACCGGCTCCGGCAAGGTGCTGCGTGAGCGCGCCGGCAAGCGCCACCTGCTCGAGCACAAGTCGTCCCGTGTGACGCGTCGCCTCACCGGCAACGCCGAGATGGCCCCGGGCGACGCCGCGAAGATCAAGAAGCTTCTCGGCAAGTGA
- a CDS encoding haloacid dehalogenase-like hydrolase — protein MLTKRRWLAAGAALAVVGGGVVAAQTATAGPAPRQCPTLHVTKGWYGDNRAKLQKMIDERGSCAGSHGARPVATFDWDNTVVKNDISDATLAWMLRHDKVLRPASWKATNKWLTDDAAAALTKACGTSVPAGRPLPTSTDTGCTDEILDVYNDEKTSDGKPAFAGEWNHRRTVPSYVWITQLFAGHSPDTLTSYAAKARKQNLAAPIGTEQTVGTHKWAGYIRYYEQQRDLIGTLKKAGFDVYIVSASAEPLVRAWAPGVGIDRDHTVGIRNIVRDGRLTTGVQGCGDVKDTNGEVLTYMDGKRCWINQEIYHVKGAKAWQQQDPAHRPAFAAGDAETDVTFVGDATAGHLAINRNKTELMCRAYDNSDHRWVVNPMFIEPKKRKTDAYPCSTAGYLQPDGTLAPIHRPDGSVIPDQQDTVY, from the coding sequence ATGCTCACCAAACGTCGCTGGTTGGCAGCAGGTGCCGCCCTCGCGGTCGTGGGAGGCGGCGTCGTGGCCGCCCAGACGGCCACGGCGGGCCCGGCACCGCGTCAGTGCCCCACCCTCCACGTCACCAAGGGCTGGTACGGCGACAACCGTGCCAAGCTGCAGAAAATGATCGACGAGCGGGGCAGCTGCGCCGGCTCCCACGGCGCCCGGCCGGTCGCCACCTTCGACTGGGACAACACCGTCGTCAAGAACGACATCTCCGACGCCACGCTGGCCTGGATGCTGCGGCACGACAAGGTGCTGCGCCCCGCCAGCTGGAAGGCCACCAACAAGTGGCTGACCGACGACGCGGCTGCCGCGCTCACCAAGGCCTGCGGCACCTCCGTACCGGCCGGCCGCCCGCTGCCGACGTCCACCGACACCGGCTGCACCGACGAGATCCTCGACGTCTACAACGACGAGAAGACCTCGGACGGCAAGCCCGCGTTCGCGGGGGAATGGAACCACCGGCGCACGGTGCCCTCCTACGTCTGGATCACCCAGCTGTTCGCCGGGCACAGCCCGGACACCCTGACCTCGTACGCCGCCAAGGCGCGCAAGCAGAACCTCGCCGCGCCGATCGGTACGGAGCAGACGGTCGGCACGCACAAGTGGGCCGGATACATCCGCTACTACGAGCAGCAGCGCGACCTCATCGGCACCCTCAAGAAGGCCGGCTTCGACGTCTACATCGTCTCGGCGTCCGCCGAGCCGCTGGTGCGCGCCTGGGCGCCCGGTGTGGGCATCGACCGTGACCACACCGTCGGCATCCGCAACATCGTCCGCGACGGCCGGCTCACCACCGGCGTCCAGGGCTGCGGCGACGTCAAGGACACCAACGGCGAGGTCCTGACGTACATGGACGGCAAGCGCTGCTGGATCAACCAGGAGATCTACCACGTCAAGGGCGCCAAGGCCTGGCAGCAGCAGGACCCGGCGCACCGCCCCGCCTTCGCGGCGGGTGACGCCGAGACCGATGTGACGTTCGTCGGCGATGCCACCGCCGGCCACCTGGCCATCAACCGCAACAAGACCGAGCTGATGTGCCGGGCGTACGACAACAGCGACCACCGCTGGGTCGTCAACCCGATGTTCATCGAGCCGAAGAAGCGCAAGACCGACGCGTACCCGTGCTCGACCGCCGGCTACCTCCAGCCGGACGGCACCCTCGCCCCGATTCACCGCCCCGACGGCTCGGTGATCCCGGACCAGCAGGACACGGTGTACTGA
- a CDS encoding aquaporin, with amino-acid sequence MEKTEISKVLTRTVVSEFLGTLLLVFFAVGSAVLAGEYIGTFGIALAFGFTMVALAYALGPISGCHLNPAVTLGMLLARRLTLRTAAEYWIAQVVGAIVGSALLFLVARQVPGLQTHGSFGTNGWGDRSAVHLNLGGAFVAEMVMTFLLVYVWLSVTHKVAVIGFNGMAIGLALATVHLIGIPLDGTSVNPARSIGPALFAGGGAITQLWLFIVAPLIGGAIAAVVHQITHPPHEPVLVADDAVPPEATTESRAESD; translated from the coding sequence ATGGAGAAAACGGAGATCTCGAAGGTACTGACCCGCACGGTCGTATCCGAGTTCCTCGGCACGCTGCTCCTGGTGTTCTTCGCCGTCGGCTCGGCCGTGCTGGCGGGCGAATACATCGGCACCTTCGGCATCGCCCTGGCCTTCGGCTTCACCATGGTGGCGCTTGCCTACGCCCTCGGCCCGATCTCGGGCTGCCATCTCAACCCCGCGGTGACGCTGGGCATGCTGCTGGCCCGCAGGCTCACCCTGCGGACCGCCGCCGAATACTGGATCGCCCAGGTGGTCGGCGCCATCGTCGGCTCGGCGCTGCTCTTCCTGGTGGCCCGGCAGGTCCCGGGGCTGCAGACCCATGGGTCCTTCGGCACCAATGGCTGGGGCGACCGCTCGGCGGTGCACCTCAACCTCGGCGGCGCGTTCGTCGCCGAGATGGTGATGACCTTCCTGCTGGTCTACGTGTGGCTGTCGGTCACCCACAAGGTGGCCGTGATCGGCTTCAACGGGATGGCGATCGGACTGGCCCTGGCCACCGTCCACCTCATCGGCATCCCCCTGGACGGCACCTCCGTGAACCCGGCGCGCTCCATCGGCCCGGCGCTGTTCGCGGGCGGCGGGGCCATCACCCAGCTGTGGCTGTTCATCGTCGCGCCACTGATCGGCGGCGCCATCGCGGCGGTGGTGCACCAGATCACCCATCCGCCGCACGAGCCGGTCCTCGTCGCCGACGACGCGGTGCCGCCCGAGGCCACCACGGAATCCCGGGCCGAATCCGACTGA
- a CDS encoding 3-oxoacyl-ACP reductase gives MTEQTAVCRRLVGRTAVITGAGSGIGLATARRLASEGANVVCADIDETAGKAAAAEVGGLFVQVDVTDSDQVEALYKTAFDTYGSVDIAFNNAGISPDDDDSILTTGLDAWKRVQEVNLTSVYLCCKHALPYMRDQGRGSIINTASFVAVMGAATSQISYTASKGGVLSMSRELGVQFAREGIRVNALCPGPVNTPLLQELFAKDPERAARRLVHVPVGRFAEPEEIASAVAFLASDDSSFVNAAEFLVDGGIAGAYVTPV, from the coding sequence GTGACCGAGCAGACCGCAGTGTGCCGCCGCCTCGTCGGCCGTACCGCCGTGATCACCGGTGCCGGCAGCGGCATCGGCCTGGCCACCGCCCGCCGACTGGCCTCCGAAGGCGCCAACGTCGTCTGTGCCGACATCGACGAGACGGCGGGCAAGGCCGCGGCCGCCGAGGTCGGCGGCCTCTTCGTCCAGGTCGACGTGACCGACTCCGACCAGGTCGAGGCGCTGTACAAGACCGCCTTCGACACCTACGGCTCGGTCGACATCGCCTTCAACAACGCCGGGATCTCCCCGGACGACGACGACTCGATCCTCACCACCGGCCTGGACGCCTGGAAGCGCGTCCAGGAGGTCAACCTCACCTCGGTCTACCTCTGCTGCAAGCACGCCCTGCCCTACATGCGCGACCAGGGCCGTGGCTCCATCATCAACACCGCGTCCTTCGTGGCCGTGATGGGCGCCGCCACCTCGCAGATCAGCTACACCGCCTCCAAGGGCGGCGTGCTGTCCATGTCCCGTGAACTGGGCGTGCAGTTCGCCCGCGAGGGCATCCGGGTCAACGCCCTGTGCCCGGGACCGGTCAACACCCCGCTGCTGCAGGAGCTGTTCGCCAAGGACCCCGAGCGCGCCGCGCGCCGCCTGGTGCACGTCCCCGTCGGCCGGTTCGCCGAGCCCGAGGAGATCGCCTCCGCCGTCGCCTTCCTCGCCAGCGACGACTCCTCGTTCGTCAACGCCGCCGAATTCCTGGTCGACGGAGGCATCGCGGGCGCGTACGTCACCCCGGTGTAA
- the mycP gene encoding type VII secretion-associated serine protease mycosin, which produces MTQSVRRGTALALASAVLAALPAVPAGADALRAQEWALQAVHAQQAWRTTKGEGVTVAVLDTGVDANHPDLEGQVLPEQDLVGFGAGPGDSAWARHGTGMASIIAGHGHGANGRDSGVLGLAPAAKILPVRVILEDNDTQRERARTEKAGALADGIRWAADHGADVINMSLGDDSESAHPEPREDAAIQYALGKGIPVVASAGNGGQKGNHVSYPAAYPGVIAATAVTHLGGRARFSTRHWYATVSAPGFDIVMADNDDGYLSGWGTSPAAAFVSAAVALIRSAHPGLSPDQIRRLLTSTAQDHPKGGRDDDYGAGLIDPAAALDAAADLKPTPQKPAPAGYATRYFGPGPTADDDGDTPTDWLPWAAGTAGLAFLTAAVVLWRRRPAHH; this is translated from the coding sequence ATGACGCAGTCCGTGCGGCGTGGCACCGCCCTCGCGCTGGCCTCGGCGGTGCTCGCCGCACTGCCCGCCGTCCCCGCCGGGGCCGATGCCCTCCGCGCCCAGGAGTGGGCCCTCCAGGCCGTCCACGCCCAGCAGGCCTGGCGCACCACCAAGGGCGAGGGCGTCACCGTCGCCGTCCTGGACACCGGTGTGGACGCCAACCACCCCGACCTGGAAGGACAGGTGCTGCCCGAGCAGGACCTGGTCGGCTTCGGCGCCGGGCCGGGCGACTCCGCCTGGGCCCGGCACGGCACCGGCATGGCCAGCATCATCGCGGGGCACGGCCACGGCGCGAACGGCCGCGACAGCGGAGTGCTCGGGCTCGCCCCGGCCGCCAAGATCCTGCCGGTCCGGGTGATCCTCGAAGACAACGACACCCAGCGCGAGCGGGCCCGCACCGAGAAGGCGGGGGCGCTCGCCGACGGCATCCGCTGGGCCGCCGACCACGGCGCCGACGTGATCAATATGTCGCTGGGCGACGACAGCGAGTCCGCGCACCCCGAACCACGCGAGGACGCCGCCATCCAGTACGCCCTCGGCAAGGGCATCCCCGTCGTCGCCTCCGCGGGCAACGGCGGCCAGAAGGGCAACCACGTCTCCTACCCCGCCGCCTACCCGGGCGTCATCGCGGCCACCGCCGTCACCCACCTGGGGGGCCGGGCCCGGTTCTCCACCCGGCACTGGTACGCCACGGTCAGCGCCCCCGGCTTCGACATCGTCATGGCCGACAACGACGACGGCTACCTCTCGGGCTGGGGCACCAGCCCCGCCGCCGCGTTCGTCTCCGCGGCCGTCGCCCTGATCCGCTCCGCACACCCCGGTCTGAGCCCGGACCAGATCCGCCGCCTGCTGACCTCCACCGCCCAGGACCACCCCAAGGGCGGCCGCGACGACGACTACGGCGCCGGCCTGATCGACCCGGCCGCCGCCCTCGACGCCGCGGCGGACCTCAAGCCCACCCCGCAGAAGCCGGCCCCCGCCGGCTACGCCACCCGCTACTTCGGCCCCGGCCCCACCGCCGACGACGACGGGGACACCCCCACCGACTGGCTGCCCTGGGCCGCCGGCACCGCGGGTCTGGCCTTCCTCACGGCCGCCGTCGTCCTCTGGCGCCGCCGCCCCGCGCACCACTGA
- a CDS encoding amino acid deaminase/aldolase, whose translation MPPHTVETPDGTAPHRAHHPAGQTPFDRATAHLDAPLAVVDLQAFDANAADLVRRSKGKPIRVASKSVRCRALLERVLARDGFAGIMSFTLAESLWLARSGFPDVLLAYPSVDRAGFAELTGDAHLAAAVTVMVDDPVQLDLIDAARPAGGAGEEVRVCLELDTSYRLMGGKVRVGARRSPLRTPDRLAALARTVVRRPGFRLVGLMAYEGHVAGVGDDVAGKPVFSRTIRMMQAAARKELARRRWEAVRAVRAVAPRLEFVNGGGTGSVQHTAAEAAVTEIAAGSGLYVPRLFDNFRSFSGRPAALFAQPVVRRPGPGVVTVLGGGYPASGVAGPDRLPVPYLPAGLRYDPQEGPGEVQTPLLGPAADGLRIGDKVWFRHAKAGELCERFDQLQLIDGERVVGTVPTYRGEGRTFL comes from the coding sequence ATGCCCCCGCACACAGTCGAAACCCCTGACGGCACGGCCCCTCACCGGGCCCACCACCCGGCCGGTCAGACCCCGTTCGACCGGGCCACCGCCCATCTCGACGCGCCGCTGGCCGTCGTCGATCTGCAGGCCTTCGACGCCAACGCCGCCGATCTGGTGCGCCGTTCGAAGGGCAAGCCGATCCGGGTGGCGAGCAAGTCGGTGCGCTGCCGGGCGTTGCTGGAGCGGGTGCTGGCGCGCGACGGCTTCGCGGGGATCATGAGTTTCACGCTCGCCGAGTCGCTGTGGCTGGCGCGCTCGGGCTTCCCGGACGTCCTGCTGGCCTATCCGTCGGTGGACCGGGCGGGCTTCGCCGAGCTGACCGGCGACGCGCACCTCGCGGCCGCGGTGACGGTGATGGTCGACGACCCGGTACAGCTGGATCTGATCGACGCGGCCCGGCCGGCCGGCGGGGCGGGTGAGGAGGTGCGGGTGTGCCTGGAACTCGACACCTCCTACCGGCTGATGGGCGGGAAGGTGCGGGTCGGTGCCCGCCGTTCACCGCTGCGGACGCCCGACCGGCTGGCGGCGCTGGCCCGGACGGTGGTGCGCCGCCCCGGTTTCCGGCTGGTGGGGCTGATGGCGTACGAGGGGCATGTGGCCGGTGTGGGCGACGACGTCGCCGGCAAGCCGGTGTTCTCGCGGACGATCCGGATGATGCAGGCGGCGGCCCGCAAGGAGCTGGCGCGGCGCCGCTGGGAGGCGGTACGGGCGGTACGGGCGGTGGCACCGCGCCTGGAGTTCGTCAACGGCGGCGGGACCGGCAGTGTGCAGCACACCGCGGCGGAGGCGGCGGTCACCGAGATCGCGGCCGGGTCGGGGCTGTATGTGCCCCGGCTGTTCGACAACTTCCGTTCGTTCAGCGGTCGTCCGGCGGCGCTGTTCGCCCAGCCCGTGGTGCGCCGCCCGGGCCCCGGGGTGGTCACGGTGCTGGGCGGCGGCTATCCGGCGTCAGGGGTGGCGGGTCCCGACCGGCTGCCGGTGCCGTATCTGCCGGCCGGGCTGCGCTACGACCCGCAGGAGGGCCCCGGCGAGGTGCAGACGCCGTTGCTGGGTCCGGCCGCCGACGGTCTGCGGATCGGCGACAAGGTGTGGTTCCGGCACGCCAAGGCCGGTGAACTGTGTGAGCGGTTCGACCAGCTGCAGTTGATCGACGGGGAGCGGGTGGTGGGGACGGTGCCGACGTACCGCGGGGAGGGCCGCACCTTTCTCTGA
- a CDS encoding aldehyde dehydrogenase: MLHELKILNPATEEVVATVPTTSPEEVDAAVRRAAAAQEAWAAVAPGDRARILRRFADVVDAHIEPLAALELKEAGHPLGNARWEAGNVRDLLHYAAGGVERLTGTQIPVAGGLNLTVQEPLGVVAVIAPWNFPMPIAAWGTAPALAAGNAVLLKPAETTPLTALRLGELALEAGLPEGLFQVLPGEGPVTGTALVDHPGVAKVVFTGSTTTGRQIAARCAAQTKRLTLELGGKSPNIVFADADIEAAAAAAPGSFLDNTGQDCCARSRILVQRSVYDRFLELLEPAVKAFTVGDPADPDTQMGPLISAAQRERVRSFVPEDAPAAIRGEAPAGKGFWYPATVLEGRPEDRTAVEEIFGPVAVVLPFDDEADAVRLANAGDYGLAGSLWTRDVGRALRVSRGVAAGNLSVNSHSAVRYWTPFGGFKQSGLGRELGPDALTAFTETKNIFISTEETK; the protein is encoded by the coding sequence GTGTTGCACGAGCTGAAGATTCTCAACCCGGCGACCGAGGAGGTGGTGGCCACCGTCCCCACCACCTCTCCCGAAGAGGTCGACGCGGCGGTCCGCCGCGCCGCGGCCGCCCAGGAGGCCTGGGCCGCGGTGGCACCCGGCGACCGGGCCCGCATCCTGCGCCGCTTCGCCGACGTCGTCGACGCGCACATCGAGCCGCTTGCCGCCCTCGAACTCAAGGAGGCCGGCCACCCGCTGGGCAACGCCCGGTGGGAAGCGGGCAACGTCCGCGACCTGCTGCACTACGCGGCCGGGGGAGTGGAGCGGCTGACCGGCACCCAGATTCCGGTCGCCGGCGGCCTGAACCTCACCGTCCAGGAGCCGCTGGGCGTGGTCGCCGTCATCGCGCCCTGGAACTTCCCGATGCCGATCGCCGCCTGGGGCACCGCCCCCGCGCTCGCGGCCGGCAACGCCGTTCTCCTCAAGCCCGCCGAGACCACCCCGCTCACCGCACTCCGGCTCGGCGAACTCGCCCTGGAGGCCGGGCTCCCCGAGGGTCTGTTCCAGGTCCTGCCCGGCGAGGGACCGGTCACCGGCACCGCGCTGGTCGACCACCCCGGCGTCGCCAAGGTCGTCTTCACCGGCTCCACCACCACCGGCCGGCAGATCGCCGCCCGCTGCGCGGCGCAGACCAAGCGGCTCACCCTGGAACTCGGCGGCAAGAGCCCCAACATCGTCTTCGCCGACGCGGACATCGAGGCCGCGGCGGCCGCCGCCCCCGGCTCCTTCCTCGACAACACCGGCCAGGACTGCTGCGCCCGCAGCCGCATCCTCGTCCAGCGCTCCGTCTACGACCGCTTCCTGGAGCTGCTGGAGCCCGCGGTCAAGGCGTTCACCGTCGGCGACCCGGCCGATCCGGACACCCAGATGGGGCCGCTGATCTCCGCCGCCCAGCGCGAGCGCGTACGGTCCTTCGTCCCCGAGGACGCCCCGGCGGCCATCCGCGGCGAGGCGCCCGCCGGCAAGGGCTTCTGGTACCCGGCCACCGTCCTGGAGGGCCGCCCCGAGGACCGTACGGCCGTCGAGGAGATCTTCGGCCCGGTCGCCGTCGTCCTGCCCTTCGACGACGAGGCCGACGCCGTCCGGCTCGCCAACGCCGGCGACTACGGCCTGGCCGGCTCGCTGTGGACCCGTGACGTCGGCCGCGCCCTGCGGGTCTCGCGCGGCGTCGCGGCCGGCAACCTCTCCGTCAACTCCCACAGCGCCGTGCGCTACTGGACCCCCTTCGGCGGGTTCAAGCAGTCCGGTCTCGGCCGTGAGCTGGGCCCGGACGCACTGACCGCGTTCACCGAGACCAAGAACATCTTCATCAGCACCGAGGAGACCAAGTGA
- the rplT gene encoding 50S ribosomal protein L20 yields MARVKRAVNAHKKRRAILEQASGYRGQRSRLYRKAKEQVTHSLVYNYNDRKKRKGDFRQLWIQRINAAARANGMTYNRFIQGLKAANIEVDRKILADLAVTDANAFAALVEVAQKALPSDVNAPKAA; encoded by the coding sequence GTGGCACGCGTCAAGCGGGCAGTCAACGCCCACAAGAAGCGCCGGGCGATCCTCGAGCAGGCCAGCGGCTACCGCGGCCAGCGCTCGCGCCTGTACCGCAAGGCGAAGGAGCAGGTCACCCACTCCCTCGTCTACAACTACAACGACCGCAAGAAGCGCAAGGGCGACTTCCGTCAGCTGTGGATCCAGCGCATCAACGCCGCTGCCCGCGCCAACGGCATGACCTACAACCGCTTCATCCAGGGTCTGAAGGCCGCCAACATCGAGGTGGACCGCAAGATCCTGGCCGACCTCGCGGTGACGGACGCCAACGCGTTCGCCGCGCTCGTCGAGGTTGCCCAGAAGGCGCTTCCGAGCGACGTCAACGCCCCGAAGGCTGCCTGA
- a CDS encoding RNA methyltransferase — translation MGTPELISPRSPRVTAARRLARRAFRGKERRFIAEGPQAVREAIAHRTGGVPTLTELFATVEAAERHTEIVEAARAAGVRVHFADDRTVADISQTVTPQGLLGVCGFLDSPFEEILAARPQLIAVLANVRDPGNAGTVLRCADAAGADAVVLTDASVDLYNPKSVRASVGSLFHLPVAVGVPVERVVSGLQAAGVRILAADGAGDRDLDAELDTGSMGGPTAWVFGNEAWGLPEETRALADAVVRVPIHGRAESLNLATAAAVCLYASARAQRSPGGCRAVSPA, via the coding sequence ATGGGCACCCCCGAGCTGATCTCCCCGCGTTCCCCGCGCGTCACCGCCGCCCGGCGGCTGGCCCGCCGCGCCTTCCGCGGCAAGGAGCGCCGGTTCATCGCCGAGGGCCCGCAGGCCGTACGGGAGGCGATCGCGCACCGCACGGGCGGGGTGCCCACCCTGACCGAGCTGTTCGCCACGGTCGAGGCGGCCGAGCGGCACACCGAGATCGTCGAGGCGGCCCGCGCGGCCGGGGTGCGGGTCCACTTCGCCGACGACCGGACCGTCGCCGACATCTCCCAGACCGTCACCCCGCAGGGCCTGCTCGGCGTCTGCGGCTTCCTCGATTCGCCGTTCGAGGAGATCCTGGCCGCCCGCCCGCAGCTGATCGCGGTGCTCGCCAACGTCCGTGACCCCGGCAACGCCGGTACGGTGCTGCGCTGCGCGGACGCCGCCGGCGCGGACGCCGTCGTGCTGACGGACGCCTCCGTGGACCTGTACAACCCCAAGTCCGTACGGGCGTCGGTGGGTTCGCTCTTCCACCTCCCGGTCGCGGTGGGCGTACCGGTCGAGCGGGTGGTGAGCGGGCTGCAGGCCGCGGGTGTGCGGATCCTCGCCGCGGACGGTGCGGGCGACCGTGACCTGGACGCCGAGCTGGACACCGGCTCGATGGGCGGGCCCACCGCCTGGGTCTTCGGCAACGAGGCCTGGGGCCTGCCGGAGGAGACCCGGGCGCTGGCGGACGCGGTGGTGCGGGTCCCCATCCACGGCAGGGCCGAAAGCCTCAACCTCGCGACGGCGGCCGCGGTCTGCCTCTACGCTTCCGCCCGGGCCCAGCGCAGCCCCGGCGGCTGCCGCGCGGTGTCACCCGCCTGA
- a CDS encoding SseB family protein, translated as MQKNIPDPGFSDDDGSADAALAAALAAYGADRAAEPQLLSALAGARVLVPVVAVLGEVETGPDGLRREKTSDMAVPTLQAPDGRRALPAFTCMESLQRWRGDARPVAVPLQQALLAASHEKADTVVVDLAGPVTYQLTGPALRALAEGRTSADPLADPAVTDALRALLDAEPGVLVARLAPSGETDATLALGLAPDAPAAEVAQRLARSLAADEVLRARLVKGLDLALLPPGATTAGEPLYRR; from the coding sequence GTGCAGAAGAACATCCCGGACCCCGGTTTCTCCGACGACGACGGCTCCGCCGACGCCGCGCTCGCGGCAGCCCTGGCGGCGTACGGGGCGGACCGGGCCGCCGAGCCCCAGCTCCTGTCGGCGCTGGCCGGCGCGCGCGTCCTGGTGCCCGTGGTGGCGGTCCTCGGCGAGGTGGAGACCGGCCCCGACGGCCTGCGCCGCGAAAAGACCAGCGATATGGCCGTCCCCACCCTCCAGGCCCCCGACGGGCGCCGCGCCCTGCCCGCCTTCACCTGCATGGAGTCACTTCAGCGCTGGCGCGGCGACGCCCGCCCCGTCGCGGTCCCGCTGCAGCAGGCGCTGCTCGCCGCGTCCCACGAGAAGGCCGACACGGTCGTCGTCGACCTGGCGGGCCCGGTCACCTACCAGCTCACCGGTCCGGCCCTGCGCGCCCTGGCCGAGGGCCGGACGAGCGCCGACCCGCTCGCCGACCCGGCCGTCACCGACGCGCTGCGTGCCCTCCTCGACGCCGAGCCCGGCGTGCTCGTCGCCCGTCTCGCCCCGTCCGGCGAAACCGACGCCACCCTGGCTTTGGGCCTCGCCCCGGATGCCCCGGCCGCCGAGGTCGCCCAGCGGCTGGCCCGGTCGCTGGCCGCCGACGAGGTCCTTCGTGCCCGGCTCGTGAAGGGCCTGGACCTGGCCCTCCTGCCGCCCGGCGCCACGACGGCCGGAGAACCCCTCTACCGGCGCTGA
- the infC gene encoding translation initiation factor IF-3 — protein MVTPKRRYAAVRQAVAWCYRGGSISAEPRINDRIRVPEVRLVGPSGEQVGIVPLAKALELAQEYDLDLVEVAANARPPVCKLMDYGKFKYESAMKAREARKNQAHTVIKEMKLRPKIDPHDYDTKKGHVVRFLKQGDKVKITIMFRGREQSRPELGFRLLQRLASDVEDLGFIESNPKQDGRNMIMVLGPHKKKTEAMAEAREAQAARKAERQSGAAADEPAEEPTEEHAQA, from the coding sequence TTGGTCACACCGAAAAGACGTTACGCGGCAGTCCGCCAGGCCGTCGCGTGGTGCTACCGAGGAGGATCCATCAGCGCCGAGCCCCGCATCAACGACCGGATTCGCGTTCCCGAAGTGCGACTTGTCGGTCCCAGCGGCGAGCAGGTCGGGATTGTTCCGCTTGCCAAGGCCCTTGAGCTTGCTCAGGAGTACGACCTCGACCTGGTCGAGGTGGCGGCGAACGCTCGCCCGCCCGTCTGCAAGCTCATGGACTACGGGAAGTTCAAGTACGAGTCGGCCATGAAGGCCCGTGAGGCGCGCAAGAACCAGGCGCACACGGTCATCAAGGAGATGAAGCTCCGGCCGAAGATCGACCCGCACGACTACGACACCAAAAAGGGTCACGTCGTCCGGTTCCTCAAGCAGGGTGACAAGGTCAAGATCACGATCATGTTCCGTGGTCGCGAGCAGTCCCGCCCCGAGCTGGGCTTCCGGCTGCTGCAGCGGCTCGCGTCCGACGTGGAGGACCTCGGCTTCATCGAGTCGAATCCGAAGCAGGACGGCCGAAACATGATCATGGTCCTCGGTCCGCACAAGAAGAAGACCGAGGCGATGGCCGAGGCCCGCGAGGCGCAGGCCGCCCGCAAGGCGGAGCGCCAGAGCGGGGCGGCCGCGGACGAGCCCGCCGAGGAGCCCACCGAGGAGCACGCCCAGGCGTGA
- a CDS encoding DUF1844 domain-containing protein, whose product MSDQTPQQPDAPDAANPDFDSMTRDIAEVPAVEVITTVAVHLMSSAAVNLGLAEEGAAHKDLDEARKLIQALAGLVTASATEIGSYHAAPLRDGLKSLQLAFREASVVPDEPGQGPGEKFTGPVYG is encoded by the coding sequence ATGAGCGACCAGACACCGCAGCAGCCCGACGCGCCGGACGCGGCGAACCCTGACTTCGACTCCATGACCCGCGACATCGCCGAGGTGCCGGCGGTCGAGGTGATCACCACGGTCGCGGTGCATCTGATGAGTTCGGCGGCGGTCAACCTCGGGCTCGCCGAGGAGGGCGCGGCGCACAAGGACCTGGACGAGGCGCGCAAGCTCATCCAGGCGCTGGCCGGGCTGGTCACCGCCAGCGCCACCGAGATCGGCTCATACCACGCGGCGCCGCTGCGGGATGGCCTGAAGTCGCTGCAGCTGGCGTTCCGCGAGGCCTCGGTCGTGCCGGACGAGCCGGGCCAGGGTCCCGGGGAGAAGTTCACCGGGCCGGTCTACGGCTGA